The genomic segment tttttcgtaCCTATGTAGATactagattatatattattataatttaataaataaatattatactttagtttagataggtactatgtCTAACTTAACTgatctttaaataaatacaacatatacatgacgtatatttattatttatattatgtagattgtaggtaccgGGTACCTGGTAccctataacattttatacccATAGTTGTATggtgttttatataaataaataaataaataataataataacaattgccTATAGGGTGtggtatattttcttttattttaagtgGATGACCACATTGCGAAACAAATTACACAATGTCAAATTGGagagataattttataaaaaaccgaaaaatattttgtattattcatgAAAATATCTATCTCACAAAGTAGTAGATATACagcatataggtacattacagtATAATCTTGCACTGATAACCTAATGatagctattataaaaattaacattaaattgtcAAAGGTTACCTTGgaaacaaaatgttaaaatattgatttattaatcgaaaaaaaaatatcttaataattaaattattgttgtatgtcGGAATATGtcgtttttaaacatatttaagaaGAAACAAACCCAAACCAGTTCTTCCGAATCGTCGTACGTAAGTAACTTCAGTGACGAAGTATCGGGcgattatgtaataaaaaagtcGCGGAAACCAGTCGTCCAGGACACCGAATCGTTGTGGGATTGCAGAGACCGAATGTTGTTGAATTTGCGCAAGATAAAGACAGAGGTCGGTGAAGATGAAGCTAAAATTCAACCAGATGATACATCTATAATtgttgaaagtatgtaaaattcATAAGTTATCAtgtatattgacataatatacctagtctatATAATACTTAAAGAAATATCAGTGGCGGGTCTagggcttaattttttttttttggtggggggtgggaggcaaaagtacaaaaattggctacaaaattggctaaacacagtgtaaaacaaaggatatagtatataggtagtataatataatatgacatatattattatatgttatatattttgacattatgtttatgtatgtaTCGCAGGAGTtcaaatcataaaacattatttcatcTAAAGGACaaggtataataaaacaatttcacaATGTACCTATTGTTAGTAATAATTTACGACTATCGTATttaaagtacttataatatattattttctaatgtaaattaaaaatgtttatgttgaATACTTTCAcgtctatataattaatataagatttGAAGGTCGTGAATACCACCCAATACCTATCGAGTATcgatatgtaggtacctatatcattaaatttgGAACACATGacttatttgaataacaaaaagCGTCAAAATGTTTCTATATCCTCATGAATCATGACGACATTATTTTACAtgattaattgcattttttatcCGGTTTCGAGTAGATGTCTGATATATCATACATTCTTAAAGCTAGTGTAATATTGCGTTcacaaaaaaggcatttataagataaaatgtTATCCCCCGATTCCCAGTTAGATAAATGTCGAAGCAGTACTTACTATAGtagtctattattataattatatattatatggataataattagtattgttGTAGAATTTCAGCCTAACACTACACTAGTGGACATGCAGGATAGTCAGACAATCGATCAGTCAACGGGGACGTCCACGGTTACAGACAACCCAACGAATGACAAAAGCCAACAGATGAGCAGTCGTACTTCGAGTAAAGGTATTTCATACATATACGTACCTAAAGCTAGTGTATTGCGTCCTCCAAAAAATGGTAGTTAAAAgatacaatttcataaaatgtcTGTTAAATTTTGAAGGtgatagactataatatattgtaggccAGAAGCAGTGCTTATATCAGCtaggtagtaatattttattaagtatacgaCTTAATGTGTTATACGACGTAGTTGTTGTAGAATTTCAGCCGGATACCACAACAGTGGACTTGCGAGGTAGTGTTTCGAGTCAGACAATCGATCAGTCAACGGTCGAGGCGGAGGTTACTTACAAGCCAATGACTGACAATAGCCAACAGATGAGCACCGAAAGCAGCATAAAATGCGTTccaaaaaatacgaaaattccAGTACGTTTGATTTTGACTTACATAGATACCaacatagttacatattataataattaacctacagcaaaaacaaattattttatagatatgtaACGACACGGCGCAGGTTACGTGCAAGTTAACGGCTGACAAGAGCCTACACATAAGCACCGAAAGCATCATAAAACACGTTGAAAAAAAGACGAAACTTccggtatatataataatttaagagtaTGATTTTGACTTACATAATATGacacctaaatattataataattaacctacgacaaaacaaattattttagataggtacctgtacctaattcatttatattttactcaaaactcaaaattttaattttaatgcaaattaataacatagcaatttattattataatgatttatgtacAACATCGTTGATCAACAATGATCAGCCTGTGATTGAACCGCAGAATATTGAATGGGATGAAAGTTGTATGAAAATGAAAGAATATAGCGCGTATAATTCTATGGTAGATAAGCTGTGTCGAGTGCAAACGAATACGCAATATCCAAAAAACGTCAAGAATAGAGTATTTGCACCGGTAAGCTGCAATTTGGTGTAACACCGTATGTAATACACACGTGGGCTATAAATGCCATATAAGACAGCGGTGAGTAAAAACGTCAcaaaaagataaggtactatattatgttgaaatcaaagcactccttctgatagaaattttgtatacaggatataaaaaaaaaaaataaacaccattgtaaaaccaatattaaagttatcaaaatataaaatattatagtatgatgtatataaaaattataatatttgagttgtcaaaataaaataattaaattttaaaaatattttgacgattggtaatttgataattttgaatatcatacgaaaaaaatgtatggtaaaacgtattaaaggtatattttgtttaaataataaataattatagatttttcaaataaattgtttttgtctAATTCTGTAAATTAACTGacttaaaatgtttgtgtaatggttttaagttaattatcaaatatgtttaaacattaaatattatgttaattttgacTATATAgtagattgaataaaaatttgatctaaaagagattttaaaataaaattaacttctaTCCagcttttaacattaaatagataattaaaatttttggtttttaggtATTTCTGACAAGAAATAAGATACATGTTTGATATTTCTTTCAAGTtgcttatatattgttatacctatacattttcatCAACTTACAAGACAAGTTGAAACTCACCgtacgatttaaaaataagtattatcaaataccaatattatattatcattattatattattattattattattattaatacatggaTAGATAAaaagtattgttattttttctcgATCAGGATAGGGGTGTAATGTGTAATGTCTATCTCTTTCTCTTTGTCAATGGTTTATCACTTTTTAAACTTCGATGAGTACCTACTTTACATTTGTATGACTATTAGGTTAAAACACGAGTATTTGTTCGTTCAGTCTCCACTTTATTTTGTAGATCTATCCCCacatgaaattattttgaagaaaatttagGTACGACTCCCAATATGTGGGTGAGTGGGTGACTTTTTCAAAGCGCTTTCATCCCACTCACGGTAAAATGtcgataaaagataaaattccaaaatataatagctaatatagtaatattctaTACTACACGAACAGTCATATTGTGGCAGCAACAGTTATCATTGTTGTCCGTGTCACGAGGTCATGGTGCCTGTACATAAAATCGCGTACGGCGTATCGATGCTCGTCAAACACGTGTTCGAGACGCGTCAGTTGTTGGAAAGGAGCCTGCAGAAAACCGACCATACCGTACAAAAGTCCGAAATCCAATTGaggtgaaaaaaatatgttttattacaaatatgtatttcaacttATTTAGCTATAATGACgtagtaattactatttataaatacctaagcTCAATTCAAtatcctacctacctacttatactatcaaattcattatatatttgtatcgttattattttgttattatttactatccattatttttttataaaataatacatatgatGGAAATAAAATCTAGATGAACATAAattattcacattatttttatgtcagtttttataaaagttaaaatgtccataaaatattttgggggaCCCAATTACTTGAGAGTTGTGAcattattagtaaatagtaatcatATTACTTTGTAGACAAAATACTAATGAAACTACGTCTGAAAAGCTGGGCAATTActagttaaaataatgaaaagctaagttataacttaggtaggtataagttacttttttagataacttttaacttaactagttaaaaaaaaaaatagaatatttcataaataaataatagtaacttaacttagttatttggttaaaatgaaagttatttaaagttttttttttcgtattgttgactgtatattataagaacGATCAGCGATAACTGtatcgattttacaatgatgtgtttttgtatttttgtattttttttgtctgtcatcaccttttag from the Acyrthosiphon pisum isolate AL4f chromosome X, pea_aphid_22Mar2018_4r6ur, whole genome shotgun sequence genome contains:
- the LOC100569001 gene encoding uncharacterized protein LOC100569001 → MSFLNIFKKKQTQTSSSESSYVSNFSDEVSGDYVIKKSRKPVVQDTESLWDCRDRMLLNLRKIKTEVGEDEAKIQPDDTSIIVEKFQPNTTLVDMQDSQTIDQSTGTSTVTDNPTNDKSQQMSSRTSSKVVVEFQPDTTTVDLRGSVSSQTIDQSTVEAEVTYKPMTDNSQQMSTESSIKCVPKNTKIPICNDTAQVTCKLTADKSLHISTESIIKHVEKKTKLPPVIEPQNIEWDESCMKMKEYSAYNSMVDKLCRVQTNTQYPKNVKNRVFAPVSCNLV